One Pseudodesulfovibrio cashew DNA window includes the following coding sequences:
- the qrcD gene encoding menaquinone reductase integral membrane subunit QrcD has product MDSKLFPEGVQRCGFGQYLIWIAVILGFFLWGLYAAVLVLYNGIGTTGLDNYFGFGAWITFDLAVIALGAGAFFTGLLKYILKIKQLEKIINLTVVVGFICYSGAMLVLTLDIGQPGRAWFGYWHPNVHSMLTEVIFCITCYCTVLIIEFVPLVLEQKQLNKIPFIHALAHNMHVNMALFAGIGAFLSTFHQGSLGGMYGVLIGRPFAFREGFFIWPWTFFLFVLSAVGSGPVFTVLVATFMEKLTGKKLVDYKTKALMAKIAGSMLCVYMFFKILDTWAWATGYLPSVGLTFDQMFYGVAYGKWLLWTELILCGVVPAIMLVTPSIRNRPVLMYTAAILDCLGVSLNRYIFTVQTIAFPAMPFDDWQIYYANWVEYASSIMIVAYGFLVLSLVYRYLPLFPQEVGLNYQSEK; this is encoded by the coding sequence ATGGATAGCAAACTCTTCCCGGAAGGGGTGCAGCGTTGCGGTTTTGGCCAATACCTCATATGGATTGCCGTTATTCTCGGCTTCTTCCTCTGGGGTCTCTACGCCGCCGTCCTCGTGCTCTATAACGGAATCGGTACCACCGGCCTGGATAACTACTTCGGGTTCGGTGCCTGGATTACCTTTGACTTGGCAGTCATCGCCCTCGGCGCCGGTGCGTTTTTCACCGGACTGCTCAAGTACATTCTGAAAATCAAGCAGCTTGAGAAGATCATCAACCTTACGGTCGTGGTCGGCTTCATCTGCTACTCCGGCGCCATGCTGGTGCTGACGCTCGACATTGGCCAGCCGGGCCGCGCCTGGTTCGGCTACTGGCACCCGAACGTCCACTCCATGCTGACCGAAGTTATCTTCTGCATCACCTGTTACTGCACCGTACTGATCATCGAGTTCGTCCCGCTGGTCCTGGAGCAGAAGCAGCTGAACAAGATCCCGTTCATCCATGCCCTGGCGCACAACATGCACGTCAACATGGCTCTGTTCGCGGGTATCGGCGCCTTCCTGTCCACCTTCCACCAGGGTTCCCTTGGCGGTATGTACGGCGTGCTCATCGGCCGTCCGTTCGCCTTCCGCGAGGGTTTCTTCATCTGGCCCTGGACCTTCTTCCTGTTCGTGCTCTCCGCTGTCGGTTCCGGCCCGGTCTTCACCGTCCTGGTCGCCACCTTCATGGAGAAGCTGACCGGCAAGAAGCTGGTGGACTATAAGACCAAGGCCCTGATGGCGAAAATTGCCGGTTCCATGCTCTGTGTCTATATGTTCTTCAAGATCCTCGACACCTGGGCTTGGGCCACCGGTTACCTGCCGTCCGTCGGCCTGACCTTCGATCAGATGTTCTACGGCGTAGCCTACGGCAAGTGGCTGCTCTGGACCGAACTGATCCTGTGCGGCGTGGTTCCGGCCATCATGCTGGTCACTCCGTCCATCCGCAACCGTCCGGTGCTGATGTACACCGCAGCCATTCTGGACTGCCTCGGCGTGTCCCTGAACCGCTACATCTTCACCGTCCAGACCATCGCTTTCCCGGCCATGCCGTTCGACGACTGGCAGATCTACTACGCCAACTGGGTGGAGTACGCATCGTCCATCATGATCGTCGCTTACGGATTCCTGGTCCTCAGCCTGGTCTACCGCTACCTGCCCCTCTTCCCGCAAGAGGTCGGCCTGAACTATCAGTCCGAAAAGTAG
- the qrcC gene encoding menaquinone reductase iron-sulfur cluster-binding subunit QrcC, whose translation MQLKEFKIKWGMVIDIDKCTGCGACMVGCQVENNIAPMTKKDPYNYVQALTKDRDDATNKLRTLTWMNVYELSNGKAFPDHETAYLPRPCMQCGNPACVPVCPVVATDKNEEGGIVSQIYPRCIGCRYCMAACPYHARYFNWWDPLWPEGMDKGLSPSVSVRPRGVVEKCNFCHSRYLDAKNEARQNGEDPMNLPDGAYVTACTEICPTKAISFGDLNNPEHAVYELSRSKHAFRLLEKLGLAPQVYYMSEREWVRKQGDNYNADGGGHH comes from the coding sequence ATGCAATTAAAAGAATTCAAGATCAAATGGGGCATGGTCATCGATATTGACAAATGCACCGGCTGCGGCGCCTGTATGGTCGGCTGCCAGGTGGAGAACAATATCGCTCCCATGACCAAGAAGGACCCCTATAACTATGTTCAGGCACTGACCAAGGATCGCGACGACGCGACCAACAAGCTCAGGACCCTGACCTGGATGAACGTCTACGAACTGTCCAACGGTAAGGCCTTCCCGGATCACGAGACCGCCTACCTGCCCAGGCCCTGCATGCAGTGCGGCAACCCCGCCTGTGTGCCTGTGTGCCCGGTCGTGGCCACGGACAAGAACGAAGAGGGCGGCATCGTCTCGCAGATCTACCCCCGATGCATCGGCTGTAGGTACTGTATGGCTGCCTGCCCCTACCACGCACGGTACTTCAACTGGTGGGATCCGCTTTGGCCCGAAGGCATGGACAAGGGACTCTCTCCCTCCGTGTCCGTGCGCCCGCGCGGCGTGGTCGAGAAGTGCAACTTCTGCCACTCCCGCTACCTGGATGCCAAGAATGAAGCTCGCCAGAACGGCGAGGATCCCATGAACCTGCCTGATGGCGCGTACGTCACCGCCTGTACCGAGATCTGTCCGACCAAGGCGATCAGCTTCGGCGATCTCAACAACCCGGAACATGCTGTTTACGAGCTGTCCCGCAGCAAGCATGCATTCCGTCTGCTCGAGAAGCTTGGCCTGGCTCCGCAGGTCTACTACATGAGCGAACGTGAATGGGTCCGCAAGCAGGGCGACAACTACAACGCCGATGGCGGCGGCCATCACTAA
- the qrcB gene encoding menaquinone reductase molybdopterin-binding-like subunit QrcB: MSVARRAFLQLGAGATVGILFTPTVWTALDDVSIWTQNWPWIPKLTYGETKGLPTVSKMCESGCAVKVRTVAGEAFGVEGNPENPLSGGGVCPLCANSVQVKNSPTRIKSPMLKGEAISWDKAKEIVAEKLDAAGSKVAVISGDQTGTVNEVFSALLTEKGSDAFYAMPCDMQAASKAWAGLMGGSGQIGYDLENSDVVLLAGADALESWGPTVANLKAFAANESGKFIFAGPMQTKTASVTSKWVPVPAEGMAAFTLGLCYYVLQAGKSVPAADFAQFKAMVMSGFTPAKVEAATGVKADVLAAVAKQLLAASSPVVVPGGSVASHCAAFALNLLLGGGMKVLPEFGKALSGAMSRSDMLKQDILQGVDTDLLFVYEANPAYALTDQVKAGFTVAFDCVNTETTAAADLVLPTPHSFERFEDVASPYGVAAATYSLGGPVCKPTLDVMTAGDFVLGLADLGAETFDEVIEAKVAAIGADMDELTEGAAYVLEDTADVSGVSLAAAVLGKAAIPVKGSGAISLAPYTLLNVGTANQATTPNAPCTISNNQLLGEKMVVMLNSVTAAKLGVSVGSAIKLSGGAGECEALVQIFEGVMTDTVAAPLGMGHTVGDEFSKGKGDNVYKILTVSSEAATGASTWAGSTVNVAKI, encoded by the coding sequence ATGAGCGTAGCACGCAGAGCTTTTTTACAGTTGGGCGCGGGCGCGACCGTCGGTATCCTTTTTACACCGACGGTGTGGACCGCCCTTGATGATGTGTCCATCTGGACGCAGAATTGGCCTTGGATTCCCAAACTGACATACGGGGAAACCAAAGGCCTACCTACCGTGTCGAAAATGTGTGAATCCGGTTGCGCCGTGAAGGTGCGTACCGTTGCCGGCGAGGCCTTCGGAGTCGAAGGCAACCCGGAAAACCCGCTTTCCGGCGGGGGCGTCTGCCCCCTGTGCGCCAACAGCGTGCAGGTTAAGAACAGCCCGACCCGGATCAAATCGCCCATGCTGAAAGGCGAGGCCATCTCCTGGGACAAAGCCAAGGAGATCGTCGCCGAAAAGCTGGACGCAGCCGGCAGCAAGGTCGCCGTCATTTCGGGCGACCAGACCGGCACAGTCAACGAAGTCTTCTCCGCACTGCTCACTGAAAAGGGCAGCGACGCCTTCTATGCCATGCCCTGCGACATGCAGGCGGCAAGCAAGGCGTGGGCCGGCCTGATGGGCGGTTCCGGACAGATCGGATATGACCTGGAAAACAGCGACGTCGTCCTGTTGGCCGGCGCGGACGCCCTGGAATCCTGGGGCCCCACCGTGGCTAACCTCAAGGCCTTCGCCGCCAACGAGTCCGGCAAGTTCATCTTCGCCGGTCCCATGCAGACCAAGACCGCCTCGGTCACCTCCAAGTGGGTGCCCGTTCCGGCCGAAGGCATGGCCGCCTTCACCCTGGGCCTCTGCTACTATGTGCTGCAGGCTGGCAAGTCCGTGCCCGCGGCCGATTTCGCCCAGTTCAAGGCCATGGTCATGAGCGGGTTTACCCCGGCCAAGGTCGAAGCCGCCACCGGCGTCAAGGCCGATGTCCTGGCCGCCGTTGCCAAGCAGCTTCTGGCCGCTTCCAGCCCGGTGGTCGTTCCCGGCGGTTCCGTGGCCTCACATTGTGCGGCCTTTGCCCTCAACCTGCTGCTCGGCGGCGGCATGAAAGTGCTGCCCGAGTTCGGCAAGGCTCTGTCCGGGGCCATGTCCCGCAGCGACATGCTCAAGCAGGACATCCTGCAGGGCGTTGATACCGACCTGCTGTTTGTTTACGAGGCCAACCCCGCCTATGCCCTGACCGACCAGGTCAAGGCCGGCTTCACCGTGGCCTTCGATTGCGTTAACACCGAGACTACCGCTGCCGCGGATCTCGTCCTGCCCACTCCGCACTCCTTCGAGCGCTTCGAGGACGTCGCCAGCCCTTACGGCGTGGCCGCCGCCACCTATTCCCTGGGTGGCCCGGTCTGCAAGCCGACGCTGGACGTCATGACCGCGGGTGACTTCGTGCTCGGCCTGGCCGATCTCGGAGCCGAGACCTTCGATGAGGTCATCGAAGCCAAGGTCGCGGCCATTGGCGCGGATATGGATGAGTTGACCGAGGGTGCCGCCTACGTCCTGGAGGACACTGCGGACGTTTCCGGAGTGTCTCTGGCCGCAGCCGTGCTGGGCAAGGCCGCGATTCCCGTCAAGGGCTCCGGCGCCATAAGCCTGGCTCCCTACACCCTGCTGAACGTGGGTACGGCCAACCAGGCCACGACCCCCAACGCTCCCTGTACGATCAGCAATAACCAGCTTCTCGGCGAGAAGATGGTGGTCATGCTGAACTCCGTCACGGCCGCGAAGCTCGGCGTTTCCGTCGGCTCCGCGATCAAGCTCTCCGGCGGCGCCGGCGAGTGCGAAGCGCTGGTTCAGATCTTCGAGGGCGTAATGACCGACACCGTGGCCGCCCCCCTGGGCATGGGACACACCGTCGGCGACGAGTTCTCGAAGGGCAAGGGCGATAATGTCTACAAGATCCTCACGGTGAGCTCGGAGGCCGCCACTGGCGCCTCCACTTGGGCCGGTTCCACTGTGAACGTCGCCAAAATCTAA
- a CDS encoding cytochrome c3 family protein, whose product MEERKASKRCGGVLPFIIGFLATCILGWAVLPGLFYEDVEQPVWFSHAVHVEGQGMDCESCHFFRDDGSYAGFPTNEVCAECHAVDPEEAMEAIADEGIDPNDTDAIIKAELGAIEDNLLSGDDDKIKAEREYVVKYLIQGREVPWLNYQYQPDNVYFSHKAHEGLDIAEMAEMKKDLASVVDPSVFEGDAPEQNCNLCHLKDIHENDVPPAFERNILSGYSKMTMKMWKCERCHALKGQPNACYTCHK is encoded by the coding sequence ATGGAGGAAAGAAAAGCATCGAAACGGTGTGGAGGGGTACTACCCTTTATCATCGGCTTCCTGGCCACCTGCATTTTGGGCTGGGCGGTTTTGCCCGGTCTGTTCTACGAAGACGTAGAGCAGCCCGTGTGGTTTTCCCATGCGGTCCATGTGGAGGGCCAGGGAATGGATTGCGAAAGCTGTCACTTTTTCCGGGATGACGGTTCTTATGCCGGATTCCCGACCAACGAAGTCTGCGCCGAATGTCACGCGGTCGATCCCGAGGAAGCGATGGAAGCCATCGCCGACGAAGGCATTGATCCGAATGACACCGACGCAATCATCAAGGCGGAACTGGGTGCCATTGAGGACAACCTGCTTTCCGGCGACGATGACAAAATCAAGGCGGAGCGGGAGTACGTGGTAAAGTACCTCATCCAGGGTCGTGAGGTTCCCTGGCTGAACTACCAGTACCAGCCCGACAACGTCTATTTCTCCCACAAGGCTCACGAAGGGCTGGATATCGCGGAAATGGCCGAGATGAAGAAGGACTTGGCCAGTGTCGTGGATCCCTCCGTGTTCGAGGGAGATGCTCCCGAGCAGAATTGCAACCTGTGTCACCTGAAGGACATTCATGAAAATGATGTTCCTCCGGCATTCGAGCGCAATATTCTGTCCGGCTACAGCAAGATGACCATGAAGATGTGGAAATGTGAACGGTGCCACGCCCTCAAGGGCCAGCCCAACGCATGCTACACCTGTCATAAGTAA
- a CDS encoding mannose-1-phosphate guanylyltransferase/mannose-6-phosphate isomerase — protein sequence MDKPDAVKVEFAEECHAIILAGGSGTRLWPLSRNLLPKQLLVLGGELTLLQQTVARVLEAFEPSRIWVVTNEEHVFEVRKQITAMDPGLESQVLAEPLGRNTLPAIMLGLDRVAGDNLNALAAVFPSDHLIGGSEAWTGDLERASRLAADGHFVTFGVEPRHPETGYGYITLGEDLGEGASAVDGFVEKPDLKTAEGFVKGGRHLWNSGMFLFRIKDFLTQVAKCQPELWEWWMARDEVPLVQAYREIPNISVDYGVVEKIDNIAVVRAGFRWDDLGSWEAMYRLGEKDSNGNVIQGDVLALDCRNSLLISEGGKLAAVGVEDMIMVQTRDATLACPMPRVQMVRDVVETLRAQGSQLVESHPTVHRPWGNYTVLEEGPHYKIKRIQVVPGARLSSQMHHHRSEHWVVVDGTAEVEVDNEPRILVENQSVDIPKASQHRLANPGKVLLNIIEIQSGPYLEEDDIVRFDDEYGRVGKTS from the coding sequence ATGGACAAGCCCGATGCCGTGAAGGTCGAGTTCGCCGAGGAATGCCACGCCATTATTCTTGCCGGAGGTTCCGGCACCAGGCTGTGGCCTTTGAGCCGCAACCTCCTGCCCAAGCAGTTGCTGGTACTGGGCGGGGAACTGACTTTGCTCCAGCAGACCGTGGCCAGAGTGCTGGAGGCCTTTGAACCGTCGCGCATCTGGGTAGTGACCAATGAGGAGCACGTCTTCGAGGTCCGCAAACAGATAACCGCCATGGATCCGGGGCTGGAGAGCCAGGTCCTGGCCGAGCCGCTGGGGCGTAACACACTGCCCGCGATCATGCTCGGGCTGGATAGGGTGGCGGGGGACAACCTGAACGCCCTTGCCGCCGTGTTTCCGTCCGACCACCTCATTGGTGGCAGCGAGGCGTGGACCGGGGACCTGGAGCGGGCCTCCAGGCTGGCAGCCGATGGGCATTTCGTCACCTTTGGCGTGGAGCCGCGCCACCCGGAGACCGGGTACGGCTACATTACTCTGGGCGAGGATTTGGGCGAGGGCGCCAGTGCCGTTGACGGGTTTGTGGAGAAACCGGACCTGAAAACGGCCGAGGGCTTCGTGAAAGGGGGACGGCATCTCTGGAACAGCGGCATGTTTCTGTTTCGGATCAAGGATTTTCTGACCCAGGTGGCTAAATGCCAGCCCGAACTCTGGGAGTGGTGGATGGCCCGGGACGAGGTTCCCCTGGTGCAGGCCTATCGTGAAATTCCGAACATATCCGTCGACTATGGTGTGGTCGAGAAGATCGATAACATCGCGGTGGTGCGGGCCGGGTTCCGCTGGGATGACCTGGGCAGTTGGGAAGCCATGTACCGCCTGGGTGAGAAAGACTCGAACGGCAACGTCATCCAGGGTGATGTTCTGGCCCTGGACTGTCGTAATTCGTTGCTCATCAGTGAGGGAGGCAAGCTGGCCGCCGTGGGCGTGGAAGACATGATCATGGTCCAGACGCGTGACGCCACTTTGGCATGCCCCATGCCCCGCGTGCAGATGGTGCGCGACGTGGTTGAGACCCTCAGGGCGCAGGGGAGCCAACTGGTGGAAAGCCATCCAACCGTGCATCGCCCGTGGGGCAATTACACGGTGTTGGAGGAGGGGCCGCACTACAAGATCAAGCGCATCCAGGTGGTCCCCGGCGCACGCCTCAGTTCCCAGATGCACCACCACCGCAGCGAACATTGGGTGGTCGTGGACGGCACCGCCGAGGTGGAGGTGGACAACGAGCCTCGCATCCTGGTGGAGAACCAGTCCGTGGATATTCCCAAGGCCTCCCAGCACCGTCTCGCCAATCCCGGCAAGGTGCTTCTCAATATTATCGAAATTCAATCCGGTCCTTACCTGGAAGAGGATGACATTGTCCGTTTCGACGACGAATACGGGCGGGTCGGGAAAACTTCATAG
- the rfbC gene encoding dTDP-4-dehydrorhamnose 3,5-epimerase has protein sequence MQVYETGFPGLLVLEPKVFQDERGFFLESYNKEAFRRLGIDCDFVQDNHAYSRDAGVLRGFHFQTPPAAQAKLVWVTRGAVLDVVVDLRKGSPQYGRWRHVILSAANFKRMFIPKGFGHAYVTIMPDTEFQYKVDAPYAPECEGGIAWNDPDVAMDWTPALRGREPILSEKDRRLPRLADFDSPFIFEE, from the coding sequence ATGCAGGTTTACGAGACCGGTTTTCCCGGACTTCTCGTTCTTGAACCCAAGGTTTTTCAGGATGAACGGGGGTTCTTTCTGGAAAGCTACAACAAGGAGGCATTTCGCCGCCTCGGCATTGATTGCGACTTCGTCCAGGACAATCACGCCTATTCGCGCGACGCGGGAGTGTTGCGCGGTTTTCATTTCCAAACTCCGCCCGCTGCGCAGGCAAAGCTCGTCTGGGTGACGCGCGGCGCGGTGCTCGACGTGGTCGTGGACCTGCGCAAGGGGTCGCCGCAGTACGGGCGGTGGCGACACGTGATTCTGTCCGCCGCCAACTTCAAGCGGATGTTCATTCCCAAGGGGTTCGGCCATGCCTACGTGACCATCATGCCGGACACCGAATTTCAGTACAAGGTGGACGCGCCTTATGCCCCGGAATGCGAGGGCGGCATCGCCTGGAACGACCCTGACGTTGCCATGGACTGGACGCCAGCCCTCCGGGGTCGGGAACCCATTCTTTCCGAAAAGGATCGCCGGCTCCCCCGGCTGGCGGATTTCGATTCCCCCTTTATCTTCGAGGAATAG
- a CDS encoding CvpA family protein — MNFLDIILICVAALFVLRGFFRGLVKEVISLTAIILAIYLASNFQYLLVPHLELYIDSKVTVSALSYVVIFFGTLIVCWGIAKIIRTMLDIALLGWADRAAGGVFGLIEGVLIGLIILIAMQSFAPESKVLKDSVIAPRAQHMVKLVGDLAPQSMRDVFESRGFSLPSRESMLDTARQTMGLDDEEDTGQ; from the coding sequence ATGAATTTTCTGGACATCATCCTCATCTGCGTAGCCGCCCTCTTTGTCCTCCGGGGTTTCTTCCGGGGCCTCGTCAAGGAGGTCATCTCCCTGACGGCCATCATCCTCGCCATCTACCTGGCCTCCAACTTCCAGTATCTGCTGGTTCCCCACCTGGAGCTCTACATCGACAGCAAGGTCACGGTGAGCGCCCTCTCCTACGTGGTCATCTTTTTCGGCACCCTGATCGTCTGCTGGGGCATCGCCAAGATCATTCGCACCATGCTCGACATAGCCCTGCTCGGCTGGGCGGACAGGGCGGCGGGCGGCGTGTTCGGCCTGATCGAGGGCGTGCTCATTGGCCTGATCATCCTCATCGCCATGCAATCCTTCGCTCCCGAATCCAAGGTTCTCAAGGACTCGGTCATAGCTCCCCGGGCTCAGCACATGGTAAAACTGGTCGGCGACCTCGCCCCCCAGTCCATGCGCGACGTATTCGAAAGCCGGGGATTCTCCCTGCCCTCCCGGGAATCCATGCTCGACACGGCCAGGCAAACCATGGGGCTTGACGACGAGGAAGACACCGGGCAGTAA
- the mazG gene encoding nucleoside triphosphate pyrophosphohydrolase: protein MSGRNNDGHGPALRELLDIIDALLGPDGCPWDQEQTPTSMCDYLAEETFELIEAIRSGDRGEALEELGDTLFILLFIATRFEGEGAFSLSDALRANAAKMIRRHPHVFGEKTFDDRQALLDNWEATKKVENKGTSKKRVFDSLPKGLPPLLKSYRINSKAARNRFTWPTDEDVEAQLQDEWREWKDAEAEGDAAAMEQEFGDYLFTLVELARRKGIKANSALDFANQKFLRRFGAMEELAESRGKDLDDMDLDAMNALWDEVKDGEQA from the coding sequence ATGAGCGGAAGAAATAATGACGGCCACGGACCGGCTCTCCGAGAACTCCTCGACATCATCGACGCCCTGCTCGGGCCGGATGGCTGTCCCTGGGACCAGGAACAGACACCGACATCCATGTGCGACTATCTCGCGGAGGAGACCTTCGAACTGATCGAAGCCATCCGCAGCGGCGATCGGGGTGAAGCCTTGGAGGAGCTGGGCGATACTTTGTTCATCCTGCTCTTCATCGCCACCAGGTTTGAAGGCGAGGGCGCGTTCTCCCTGTCTGATGCCCTGCGGGCCAACGCCGCCAAGATGATCCGAAGGCATCCGCACGTCTTCGGAGAGAAGACCTTCGATGACCGCCAGGCGCTGCTGGACAACTGGGAAGCAACCAAGAAGGTGGAGAACAAGGGCACGTCCAAGAAGCGGGTCTTCGACTCTCTGCCCAAAGGGCTGCCGCCGCTGCTCAAGTCGTACCGGATCAATTCCAAGGCCGCCCGCAATCGCTTCACCTGGCCCACCGACGAGGATGTGGAGGCGCAGCTGCAGGATGAATGGCGGGAGTGGAAGGACGCCGAGGCCGAGGGCGATGCCGCCGCCATGGAGCAGGAGTTCGGCGACTATCTGTTCACTCTGGTGGAACTGGCCCGGCGCAAGGGCATCAAGGCCAACAGCGCACTGGATTTCGCCAACCAGAAATTCCTTCGGAGATTCGGCGCAATGGAAGAATTGGCCGAATCGCGTGGCAAGGACCTCGATGATATGGACCTGGACGCGATGAACGCCCTCTGGGATGAAGTCAAGGACGGGGAACAAGCCTAG
- a CDS encoding bacteriohemerythrin, with protein sequence MIQSFRTFLAIRIAALIGLLIAGCLAFYVFESSAIETKLKAQRAEIMGKILAQKLANKRDVGITNAISLASDGRLATIVEQGDKAAGLEELGRIGESFKAQSNFKGIKIQLFDKKKRTFLRNWQPDDSGDVSEPLIPLLDKADSTGKAVAGLTVDKNGFFIRGTSSLKLDGRTVGYLQFLQGVGSVSRDFEKEDILYSLLLTPEAASRTSSLDNSASFEGLRLANKAWFSDAVLASLREFNINAVIKNGYLLEENFFVAAIPVRDVDNKLIGYHILAEPPALVALQIHNATSTARMFLILMALGFALMGVFISFMLNRTLLSPMHELAEHAREVAEGETDQEFTGDNRFELGTLTGAIVTMIESLKQRTLTAREQAQQAQVKSREANAALEKARESEAHNSNLLKSMHKVSGKAEQISHEVLDAVNALSKEVDMVTQGVEIQRDRMAETATAMEEMTATVTEVAQNASHAAVNAANSSDKAITGAQGVSEAVYSIEQIGTRIHALRDTMGQLGEQASSIGKVLNVITDIADQTNLLALNAAIEAARAGEAGRGFAVVADEVRKLAEKTMDATKEVGNAILSIQVAAQENVKAVESAAEDITKSTEASREAGRFMEEIVAIVAETSGQVDSIATASEEQSATSEEINRAVNDVNRIASETAEGMLRSANNLGSITALISELDAMVQRMATVEALETAHSDDLIPWSNRLCIGLDSVDKQHQRLVELINQLNRAMKNKASQGKMVEIVSGLGEYVVTHFGYEEKLFDKHGYPETPGHKDLHRKFVAKVSEFSDALAAGKTTVSIEVIQFLREWLTEHILVVDKAYVPFLKSKGAR encoded by the coding sequence ATGATTCAATCCTTTCGCACTTTTCTGGCTATCCGAATCGCCGCTCTCATCGGGCTGCTGATAGCGGGCTGCCTCGCCTTTTATGTTTTCGAATCTTCCGCCATTGAGACCAAGCTCAAGGCCCAACGAGCCGAGATCATGGGTAAGATCTTGGCCCAGAAGCTGGCAAACAAGCGGGACGTTGGTATCACCAACGCCATCTCCCTGGCCTCGGACGGCAGGCTGGCCACCATCGTCGAACAAGGAGACAAGGCTGCAGGACTGGAGGAACTCGGACGCATCGGAGAGTCCTTCAAGGCCCAATCCAATTTCAAGGGAATAAAAATTCAGCTTTTCGACAAGAAAAAACGGACCTTTCTTCGCAACTGGCAGCCCGACGATTCCGGCGACGTCTCCGAACCATTGATCCCCCTTCTGGACAAAGCCGACTCCACAGGCAAGGCCGTGGCGGGCCTCACGGTAGACAAAAACGGTTTCTTCATCCGTGGGACGAGTTCCCTGAAACTGGACGGCAGAACCGTGGGTTACCTCCAATTCCTTCAGGGCGTGGGCAGTGTCTCCCGGGATTTCGAAAAGGAAGATATCCTTTACTCCCTGCTGCTGACGCCGGAAGCGGCTTCCAGGACTTCCTCCCTGGATAACAGCGCCTCATTCGAAGGGCTTCGGCTGGCCAACAAGGCGTGGTTTTCAGACGCCGTCCTGGCCTCCCTGCGTGAATTCAACATCAATGCGGTCATCAAAAACGGCTACCTGCTGGAAGAGAACTTCTTCGTCGCGGCTATTCCGGTACGGGATGTCGACAACAAGCTGATCGGCTACCATATCCTTGCCGAGCCACCGGCTCTGGTGGCCCTCCAGATCCATAACGCCACCTCCACAGCACGGATGTTCCTTATACTCATGGCCTTGGGTTTCGCACTGATGGGCGTATTCATCAGCTTCATGCTGAACAGAACCCTGCTCAGCCCCATGCACGAACTGGCCGAACACGCCAGAGAGGTGGCGGAAGGCGAAACCGACCAGGAGTTCACCGGAGACAATCGCTTCGAACTGGGCACGCTCACCGGGGCAATCGTGACAATGATCGAAAGCCTCAAGCAGCGCACCCTGACGGCAAGAGAGCAGGCGCAACAGGCTCAGGTCAAAAGCCGGGAAGCCAACGCCGCCCTGGAAAAGGCCAGGGAGAGCGAAGCCCACAACAGCAACCTGCTGAAATCGATGCACAAGGTTTCCGGCAAGGCGGAACAGATTTCCCACGAGGTACTCGACGCGGTCAACGCACTCTCCAAGGAAGTGGACATGGTCACCCAGGGCGTGGAGATCCAACGCGACCGTATGGCCGAAACAGCCACAGCCATGGAAGAGATGACCGCCACCGTGACTGAAGTGGCGCAAAATGCATCCCATGCCGCGGTAAACGCCGCCAACTCGAGCGACAAAGCCATCACCGGCGCACAGGGAGTAAGCGAGGCGGTCTATTCCATTGAACAGATCGGCACTCGCATCCACGCCCTCCGCGACACAATGGGCCAACTGGGCGAACAGGCCTCATCCATCGGCAAGGTCCTTAACGTCATCACCGATATCGCGGACCAAACCAACCTGCTCGCGCTCAACGCGGCCATCGAAGCCGCCCGGGCAGGCGAAGCCGGCCGAGGCTTCGCCGTGGTCGCCGATGAGGTTCGCAAGCTCGCCGAGAAGACCATGGACGCCACCAAGGAAGTGGGTAACGCCATCCTCTCTATCCAGGTAGCGGCTCAGGAAAACGTCAAGGCCGTGGAATCCGCTGCCGAAGACATCACCAAGAGCACCGAGGCATCCCGGGAGGCGGGCCGGTTCATGGAAGAGATCGTCGCCATTGTGGCCGAGACCTCCGGCCAGGTGGATTCCATCGCCACTGCTTCTGAAGAGCAGTCCGCCACCTCGGAAGAAATCAACCGCGCAGTCAACGACGTGAACCGCATCGCCTCGGAGACCGCCGAAGGCATGCTCCGCTCCGCCAACAACCTGGGCAGCATCACCGCGCTCATCAGCGAACTGGACGCCATGGTCCAGCGAATGGCCACTGTGGAAGCCCTTGAGACGGCTCACAGTGACGACCTCATTCCGTGGAGCAACCGGTTGTGCATCGGCCTGGACTCCGTTGACAAGCAGCACCAGAGGCTGGTGGAACTCATCAACCAGCTCAACAGAGCCATGAAAAACAAGGCGTCCCAGGGAAAAATGGTGGAGATCGTCAGCGGCCTCGGGGAATACGTGGTCACCCACTTCGGCTACGAGGAAAAGCTGTTCGACAAGCACGGCTATCCCGAGACCCCGGGGCACAAGGACCTTCACCGCAAATTCGTAGCCAAGGTCTCGGAATTCAGTGATGCCCTGGCCGCCGGAAAGACCACAGTCTCCATCGAGGTAATCCAGTTCCTGCGCGAATGGCTCACTGAGCATATTCTCGTTGTGGACAAGGCATACGTCCCGTTCCTCAAATCCAAAGGTGCGCGATAA